One Bacillota bacterium genomic region harbors:
- a CDS encoding Ku protein, protein MRPMWKGAVSFGLVNIPVKMYAAVEDRSLKFKYLHKKCNTPLKYKRTCPRCDQEVEWEEIVRGYEFQKDRFVLVEDEDFEKIPSKQTRAIDIIDFCELKEIDPIYYERSYYLGPEETGKKAYNLLVSALRDTGKVAVAKVVIRSKQALAAVRVFDDVLVMETMNYPDEVRSRADVPGVEPSLEVSDRELEMATQLVSSMAAPFEPEKYTDEYRRALLELIEAKIAGKEPVQPDAAPTEGVVDLMDALRSSLEAVEKERFTPDKQKPREKGKVV, encoded by the coding sequence ATGCGCCCAATGTGGAAAGGGGCCGTAAGCTTTGGCCTGGTAAACATCCCGGTAAAGATGTACGCTGCCGTTGAAGATCGATCCCTAAAATTTAAGTATTTGCACAAAAAATGTAACACGCCGCTAAAATATAAACGCACCTGCCCCCGATGTGACCAGGAAGTGGAATGGGAAGAGATTGTTCGTGGTTACGAATTTCAAAAAGACCGCTTTGTATTAGTGGAGGATGAGGATTTCGAGAAAATTCCTTCGAAACAGACCCGGGCAATCGATATTATTGACTTCTGTGAGCTAAAAGAAATAGATCCGATTTACTATGAACGTAGTTATTATCTCGGCCCTGAGGAAACCGGGAAAAAAGCGTATAACTTGCTGGTTTCCGCCCTGCGCGATACTGGTAAGGTGGCTGTTGCCAAAGTGGTGATTCGCTCAAAACAAGCTCTGGCTGCAGTGCGTGTTTTTGATGATGTGCTGGTGATGGAGACCATGAATTACCCCGATGAAGTGCGCTCCCGGGCCGATGTTCCTGGCGTGGAGCCATCTCTGGAGGTCTCCGATCGTGAACTGGAGATGGCAACCCAGTTGGTAAGCAGTATGGCGGCACCCTTTGAGCCGGAAAAATATACTGATGAATACCGCAGGGCTTTGCTGGAGCTGATCGAGGCAAAAATTGCAGGCAAAGAGCCGGTGCAACCGGATGCTGCGCCAACAGAGGGAGTTGTCGATTTAATGGACGCTCTCCGTTCCAGCTTGGAAGCTGTAGAAAAGGAGCGGTTCACACCGGATAAACAGAAACCCAGAGAAAAGGGTAAGGTCGTGTGA
- a CDS encoding DUF370 domain-containing protein, which yields MLLHVGGGTVIYHDQVIGIFSVEITESPLSRELMELSDWQRRTIHLDDNPKAIVVTESQIIFSPVTVATLQRRCEKSLGRRS from the coding sequence TGTTATTACATGTAGGTGGGGGTACAGTAATCTATCATGACCAGGTAATAGGAATTTTTTCCGTTGAGATTACCGAGTCACCGTTGTCCCGGGAGTTAATGGAGCTCTCTGACTGGCAGCGGCGCACAATTCACCTGGATGATAATCCCAAGGCGATTGTGGTGACTGAGTCACAAATTATCTTCAGCCCGGTAACAGTCGCTACTTTACAGCGCCGGTGTGAAAAAAGTTTAGGTCGGAGGTCGTAG
- the gyrB gene encoding DNA topoisomerase (ATP-hydrolyzing) subunit B, with the protein MKDQMQYDAQQIQVLEGLEPVRKRPGMYIGSTGVKGLHHLVYEVVDNAIDEALAGRCDKIVVTIHPDNVVSVLDNGVGIPVGIHPKLGIPALEVVMTHLHAGAKFGGGGYKVSGGLHGVGVSVVNALSEWLEVEVYTEGKVYHQRFSRGKKQTELTVKGSTKKQGTLVKFRPDADIFETIDFNYETLNQRIRELAFLNKGLEIHFSNEVTEEKNKYKYDGGINSYIQFLNKNRDVLHKKPVYFEKTKDDVVVEVAMQYHTGYQENLFSFANNIHTHEGGSHEVGFKTALTRILNDYARKNNLLKNGKNGSNSLSGEDIREGLTAIVSVKLHDPQFEGQTKTKLGNTEVRGIVDSIVSEELGFTLEQSPSLAKKILEKAITAARAREAARRARELTRRKNALEISALPGKLADCSVRDPALAELFLVEGDSAGGSAKQGRDRRNQAILPLRGKIINVEKARLDKILANEEIRTIITALGTGIGEDFDIAKARYNKIIIMTDADVDGSHIRTLLLTFFYRYMRALLEKGYVYIAQPPLFLLKKGRQEFYLYSERELEQKVSELGKDGITLQRYKGLGEMNADQLSDTTMNPETRTLLQVTLEDAIVADEIFSVLMGDKVEPRREFINKHAGMVRNLDV; encoded by the coding sequence ATGAAAGATCAAATGCAATATGATGCCCAGCAAATCCAGGTCCTGGAAGGTCTTGAACCCGTTCGCAAGCGTCCTGGCATGTATATTGGTTCTACAGGAGTAAAAGGACTACATCATCTTGTGTATGAAGTGGTGGACAATGCCATTGATGAGGCCCTGGCAGGCAGGTGCGATAAGATTGTAGTAACCATCCATCCGGATAATGTTGTTTCGGTGCTGGATAACGGGGTTGGAATTCCCGTGGGAATCCACCCAAAACTGGGAATTCCTGCCCTGGAAGTTGTCATGACACATTTGCACGCCGGCGCAAAATTCGGCGGTGGCGGGTATAAGGTTTCAGGCGGCCTCCACGGCGTGGGGGTTTCTGTAGTCAATGCCTTGTCAGAATGGCTGGAAGTAGAAGTATATACAGAGGGCAAGGTTTATCATCAGCGTTTTAGCAGAGGAAAAAAACAGACTGAACTGACAGTAAAAGGGTCGACAAAAAAACAGGGAACGCTGGTCAAATTCCGTCCTGATGCGGATATTTTTGAAACAATAGATTTTAATTACGAAACGCTAAATCAAAGAATCCGCGAACTAGCTTTTCTGAACAAAGGTCTGGAGATACATTTTTCCAATGAAGTAACCGAAGAAAAAAACAAGTACAAATATGACGGTGGCATCAATTCGTATATTCAGTTTCTTAATAAAAACCGGGATGTTCTGCATAAAAAGCCCGTTTATTTTGAAAAAACCAAGGATGATGTAGTAGTTGAGGTCGCCATGCAGTATCACACAGGTTATCAGGAAAATCTTTTTTCTTTTGCAAATAACATCCATACCCATGAGGGCGGCAGTCATGAGGTAGGATTTAAAACAGCATTAACACGCATTCTCAACGATTATGCTCGTAAAAACAATCTTCTGAAGAATGGTAAAAATGGAAGCAACAGTCTTTCCGGTGAGGATATCCGCGAGGGGTTAACCGCGATTGTCAGTGTCAAGCTCCATGATCCACAGTTTGAAGGTCAGACAAAAACCAAATTAGGAAATACCGAAGTGAGAGGAATCGTTGATTCTATTGTCAGCGAAGAGTTAGGTTTTACTCTGGAGCAATCTCCATCCCTTGCTAAAAAGATTCTGGAAAAGGCCATCACAGCCGCCCGAGCACGGGAGGCAGCCCGCAGGGCGAGGGAGCTTACCAGAAGGAAAAACGCTCTGGAGATTTCGGCACTACCGGGCAAGCTGGCAGATTGCTCTGTTCGTGATCCCGCCCTGGCCGAGCTATTTTTGGTGGAGGGCGACTCTGCCGGCGGCAGCGCTAAGCAGGGACGTGACCGTCGCAATCAGGCTATTTTACCTCTGCGTGGAAAGATAATAAATGTCGAAAAAGCTCGCCTGGATAAAATTCTTGCCAATGAAGAGATTAGGACGATAATTACTGCTTTGGGCACTGGAATCGGTGAAGATTTTGACATAGCCAAAGCTCGTTACAATAAAATAATAATCATGACAGACGCCGATGTTGACGGTTCGCATATCCGCACTTTGCTTTTAACATTCTTCTATCGTTATATGCGGGCGCTGTTGGAGAAAGGGTATGTCTACATTGCCCAACCGCCGCTCTTTCTCTTAAAAAAGGGACGGCAGGAGTTTTACCTATACAGCGAGCGGGAGTTAGAGCAGAAGGTAAGTGAACTGGGTAAGGACGGAATCACCCTGCAACGGTACAAAGGTCTTGGTGAAATGAACGCCGACCAGCTTAGTGATACAACAATGAATCCGGAAACAAGAACACTGCTTCAGGTTACTCTTGAGGATGCGATTGTAGCAGATGAAATTTTCTCGGTGCTGATGGGTGATAAGGTGGAACCACGCCGGGAATTCATCAACAAACACGCGGGCATGGTCCGCAATCTTGATGTTTAG
- the gyrA gene encoding DNA gyrase subunit A translates to MTDFTHGKILPRDVNTEMKQSYVDYAMSVIVGRALPDVRDGLKPVHRRILYAMNDLGLGAGKPYKKSARVVGEVLGKYHPHGDVALYDTMVRMAQDFSYRYPLVDGHGNFGSIDGDSAAAMRYTEVRMDKLASVMLQDIDKETVDYVPNFDETLEVPVCLPSRFPNLLVNGAAGIAVGMATNIPPHNLNESIDGVIALIDNPDVDSDGLMEYIKGPDFPTAGIILGRDGIKKAYNTGRGSVIVRGDVRIESNANGKQSLIITELPYLVNKARLIEKIAELVRDKKLEGITDLRDETDRHGIRVVIELRKDANPHVVLNKLYKNTQLQQSFGIIMLALVDNQPKVLSLRDLLWHYLEHQRDIIRRRTRYELRKAEERLHILEGFRVALDNLDQIIATIRKSKDVDEAREKLMTSFPLSRIQAQAILDMRLQRLTALERTKIEEEYNELKERVKRLKEILANPYLVDKVVREELLAIKEKFGDERRTKIVNKDGDIDVVDLIADEDVVITITHQGYIKRLPVTTYRSQLRGGRGITALTRREDDFVELMYITSTHQELLFFTNLGQVYKKKVYEIPESSRQARGTALVNLIQLRPQEKISAVIPIREFCEDQYLVMSTRKGYVKRTQLTQYETNLRSGLIGIKLDQGDELIGVQLTDGNQQLMLVTAKGLSIRFNETEIRTMGRVARGVRGINLAADDALVDMVYLRDNGHLLVVTERGFGKRTRLDEFRVQTRGGKGIKAINVTAKNGAVVVARLVTPGDDVMIVTAKGIMLRQKVDGISIIGRSTQGLTLIKLDTDDRVVAVARVVRENEA, encoded by the coding sequence ATGACAGATTTTACCCACGGCAAGATATTGCCCCGTGATGTAAATACCGAAATGAAGCAATCCTATGTGGATTACGCCATGAGCGTTATTGTTGGCCGGGCTCTGCCCGACGTCCGGGATGGTTTAAAGCCGGTTCATCGTCGTATTCTATACGCGATGAACGATTTAGGACTCGGTGCCGGCAAGCCCTATAAAAAGAGTGCCCGGGTTGTCGGGGAAGTTTTGGGTAAATACCATCCCCATGGCGATGTAGCCCTTTACGACACGATGGTAAGAATGGCCCAGGATTTCTCTTATCGGTATCCGCTAGTTGACGGACATGGTAACTTTGGTTCTATCGACGGAGACTCTGCTGCAGCGATGCGTTATACCGAGGTGCGCATGGATAAGCTGGCCAGTGTCATGCTGCAGGATATTGACAAAGAAACAGTCGATTATGTCCCCAACTTCGATGAGACTTTAGAGGTGCCTGTCTGCCTTCCCTCTCGTTTTCCCAACCTGTTGGTTAACGGCGCCGCTGGTATTGCCGTTGGGATGGCAACAAATATTCCACCACACAACCTTAATGAGTCCATAGATGGCGTAATTGCCCTAATAGATAATCCTGATGTGGACAGCGACGGGTTGATGGAATATATAAAAGGCCCTGACTTTCCCACAGCTGGAATTATCTTAGGTCGTGACGGCATAAAAAAAGCCTATAACACCGGACGGGGTTCAGTAATCGTCCGTGGCGACGTCCGCATTGAAAGCAATGCCAATGGCAAACAAAGCCTGATTATTACCGAACTGCCATATCTGGTCAATAAAGCGCGACTGATAGAAAAGATCGCAGAATTAGTGCGCGATAAAAAACTAGAGGGCATCACCGATCTCAGGGATGAGACAGATCGTCATGGAATCAGGGTTGTAATTGAACTCAGAAAAGATGCCAATCCCCATGTGGTTCTTAATAAACTCTACAAAAACACCCAGCTCCAGCAATCCTTTGGTATTATTATGCTGGCTTTGGTAGATAATCAGCCAAAGGTTTTATCGCTACGGGACCTTTTATGGCATTATCTTGAGCATCAGCGGGATATTATTAGGCGACGGACGCGTTATGAGCTCCGAAAAGCGGAAGAAAGGCTGCATATTCTCGAAGGATTCCGGGTTGCCTTAGATAATTTGGATCAGATAATCGCAACTATCCGCAAATCTAAAGATGTCGACGAAGCCAGAGAAAAATTAATGACCAGTTTTCCACTAAGCAGGATCCAAGCCCAGGCAATTTTGGATATGCGTTTGCAACGCCTAACGGCTTTGGAACGGACCAAAATAGAAGAAGAATACAACGAGCTGAAGGAACGTGTCAAACGACTGAAAGAGATACTTGCCAATCCATATTTGGTGGATAAAGTGGTTCGGGAAGAGCTGCTGGCGATTAAAGAAAAATTCGGTGATGAAAGACGGACAAAAATCGTCAACAAGGATGGCGATATTGATGTTGTTGATTTAATTGCCGATGAAGATGTAGTAATCACAATTACCCATCAGGGATATATAAAGCGTTTGCCGGTGACAACCTACCGCAGCCAACTGCGGGGAGGACGCGGAATCACCGCACTCACAAGGCGTGAAGATGATTTCGTAGAATTAATGTACATCACCTCCACACACCAAGAGCTTTTGTTCTTTACCAATCTGGGCCAGGTGTATAAGAAAAAGGTCTATGAAATTCCGGAATCGTCTCGGCAGGCACGGGGCACAGCGCTTGTAAATCTTATTCAGCTTCGTCCCCAAGAAAAAATAAGCGCTGTTATCCCTATCCGGGAGTTCTGTGAAGATCAGTATTTGGTAATGTCCACCCGTAAGGGCTATGTAAAGCGCACACAACTTACCCAGTATGAGACCAACCTGCGTTCCGGTCTGATTGGTATTAAACTAGACCAGGGAGATGAACTGATTGGTGTCCAACTTACCGATGGCAATCAGCAATTAATGCTGGTGACAGCAAAAGGTCTGTCCATACGGTTTAATGAGACAGAGATACGCACCATGGGCCGAGTAGCCCGGGGGGTAAGGGGAATCAACCTGGCAGCAGATGATGCGTTGGTGGATATGGTCTACCTCAGGGATAACGGTCATTTACTGGTGGTTACCGAACGCGGCTTTGGTAAACGCACCCGCTTAGATGAGTTTAGAGTCCAAACCCGGGGCGGTAAAGGAATTAAAGCAATCAATGTCACCGCTAAGAATGGTGCTGTCGTGGTTGCGCGTCTTGTTACACCAGGGGATGACGTGATGATTGTCACCGCCAAGGGGATAATGCTCAGACAAAAAGTTGATGGTATCTCAATTATCGGCCGCAGCACCCAGGGTTTGACATTGATTAAGCTGGATACAGATGACAGGGTTGTGGCTGTGGCCCGCGTAGTCAGAGAAAACGAAGCTTAA
- the ablB gene encoding putative beta-lysine N-acetyltransferase yields the protein MVEIRELYLDKNTSTTIHGNLYGLDYQIEEAGYQTKVYLDLYNDRIRVIKYRGEDITGLTRRLDYLAEKNSFGKVFLKARSDEREKFLPHGYVLEGIFKHYFNGEHAYCLSKFYSQERRLSYRFEEATAIMEDVSRIEPDSIADYPVAEGFALREATSEDIPALCKLYKSVFKTYPIPLNDPTYLELLLASDYYFIVATDKDGRIVSCASADMSTEYGNAEITDCASLPEMRGKGLMAAIINALELEMKKRDISCLYSLARALSPGMNTVFRKHGYTFTGRLVNNCNIFGKFEDMNLWVKKV from the coding sequence TTGGTGGAAATTCGGGAGCTCTATCTGGACAAGAACACATCAACTACAATCCATGGCAATCTATACGGATTGGATTATCAAATCGAGGAAGCTGGTTATCAAACCAAAGTCTACCTTGATTTGTACAATGACCGAATCAGGGTGATTAAATATCGAGGTGAAGACATAACCGGATTAACCCGGCGCTTGGATTATTTGGCGGAAAAAAACAGTTTTGGCAAGGTGTTTCTAAAGGCCCGCTCAGATGAAAGGGAGAAATTTTTGCCCCATGGCTATGTTCTGGAAGGGATTTTTAAGCATTATTTTAACGGTGAGCATGCCTATTGTCTGTCAAAGTTTTATTCCCAAGAAAGGCGTCTTAGTTATCGCTTTGAGGAAGCTACGGCAATCATGGAAGATGTGTCCAGAATAGAGCCTGATTCTATTGCCGATTATCCGGTTGCCGAGGGCTTTGCCTTGCGGGAGGCAACCAGCGAAGATATCCCCGCCCTGTGTAAGTTATACAAGAGTGTGTTTAAGACCTATCCGATTCCGCTGAATGACCCTACTTATTTGGAACTGTTGTTGGCCAGCGATTATTATTTTATTGTGGCCACCGACAAAGATGGACGGATTGTCAGCTGTGCATCGGCAGATATGAGTACCGAATACGGTAACGCTGAGATTACCGATTGTGCTTCTTTGCCGGAGATGCGGGGTAAAGGGTTGATGGCAGCAATTATTAATGCCCTTGAACTGGAGATGAAAAAAAGGGATATCAGTTGTTTGTATTCTCTGGCCAGGGCGCTTTCTCCGGGGATGAATACGGTGTTCCGTAAACACGGCTACACTTTCACAGGCCGATTAGTGAATAATTGCAATATCTTTGGCAAGTTTGAAGACATGAATTTATGGGTTAAAAAAGTATGA